The Desulfobacteraceae bacterium genome contains a region encoding:
- the yqeC gene encoding putative selenium-dependent hydroxylase accessory protein YqeC, whose amino-acid sequence MPRAGGVISLVGAGGKTTLMFRIARELAAAGETVLTTTTTRICRPEAAQSAHVIVAARPSAALPVLAYRLRRSRHVTAAAGCIPEGDKLAGYPPESVDAFRAAGLFRWILVEADGAARRPLKAPAAHEPVIPACSDWVVAVAGMAAVGRPLDPRWVFRPERFGALAGVAAREPVTPDAIATVLLHPQGMMKGLGLKAARCVFLNQLDLPGAAEAARTVCAALARSIYKPVDRILIGSAAENGTVAPAEGC is encoded by the coding sequence TTGCCGCGAGCGGGCGGCGTCATCAGCTTGGTGGGCGCCGGCGGCAAAACGACCCTGATGTTCCGCATCGCCAGGGAACTGGCGGCCGCCGGTGAAACTGTGCTGACCACCACCACCACCCGGATCTGCCGTCCCGAAGCGGCCCAGTCCGCGCACGTGATCGTCGCTGCCAGACCGTCCGCGGCGCTGCCGGTGCTGGCCTACAGGCTGCGGCGGAGCCGGCATGTCACCGCGGCGGCGGGCTGCATCCCGGAGGGTGACAAACTCGCCGGGTACCCGCCTGAAAGCGTCGATGCCTTCCGCGCTGCCGGGCTTTTTCGCTGGATCCTGGTGGAGGCCGACGGGGCCGCCCGGCGGCCGCTCAAGGCCCCGGCCGCGCACGAGCCGGTCATCCCGGCTTGCAGCGACTGGGTTGTCGCCGTGGCGGGCATGGCGGCGGTGGGCCGGCCGCTGGATCCGCGCTGGGTCTTTCGCCCGGAGCGCTTCGGCGCTCTCGCCGGGGTTGCGGCCCGGGAGCCGGTGACCCCCGATGCAATCGCCACCGTCCTGCTGCATCCCCAGGGCATGATGAAGGGGCTTGGATTGAAGGCCGCGCGCTGCGTTTTCCTCAACCAGCTCGATCTGCCCGGCGCGGCCGAAGCCGCCCGCACCGTTTGCGCCGCCCTGGCGCGCTCCATCTACAAGCCTGTCGACCGGATTCTGATCGGTTCGGCGGCTGAAAACGGCACTGTCGCCCCGGCCGAAGGCTGCTGA
- a CDS encoding transposase zinc-binding domain-containing protein, producing the protein MSNQAAQHFYFDSYQLRNPQTGGYFRCVQDNFEELESLWDNRYASRYGFSRPYVMDVIYRYQECDDLHVGFARLRCDQCGHEYLLAYSCKMRHFCPSCHQKRVVQYGEWLLSDVLKRIPHRQWVFSIPKGLRVYFFV; encoded by the coding sequence ATGTCGAACCAGGCAGCGCAACATTTTTATTTTGATTCCTATCAGCTCCGCAATCCCCAGACCGGCGGCTATTTTCGTTGTGTGCAAGACAACTTCGAGGAGTTGGAAAGCCTCTGGGATAACCGATACGCATCGCGGTATGGGTTCTCGCGGCCGTATGTGATGGATGTGATTTACCGCTATCAGGAGTGTGATGATTTGCATGTCGGTTTTGCGCGGTTGCGCTGCGATCAGTGCGGACATGAATATTTACTCGCCTATTCATGCAAAATGCGCCATTTTTGCCCCTCCTGTCATCAAAAAAGAGTGGTTCAATACGGGGAATGGCTGCTTTCCGACGTGCTCAAACGCATCCCCCATCGCCAGTGGGTTTTCAGTATTCCAAAAGGCTTGCGGGTCTATTTTTTTGTTTGA
- a CDS encoding transposase, whose translation MEKLSKCAFKVIRAYPAHAVPGNNAVPGVSIAIQTYGDFLNSNPHLHAIVSDGCFLDGNSFEVAPELMGQDLEEAFQYEVLKMLKKEGKISDAIIENMLSWRHSGFHVYLGSTIWPDDEEGLENLVRYIIRACFSRQRMVYIPKEDASDGIAEVIYSSKNGQSQNTFDAVDWQAQLDGACTGKI comes from the coding sequence TTGGAAAAGCTCAGTAAATGCGCTTTTAAGGTGATCAGGGCGTATCCTGCCCATGCCGTGCCCGGTAACAATGCAGTTCCCGGGGTCAGTATTGCCATACAGACCTATGGGGATTTTCTAAATTCCAACCCTCATCTGCATGCCATTGTTTCCGATGGATGCTTTCTTGATGGCAACAGCTTTGAGGTTGCACCCGAACTCATGGGCCAGGACCTGGAAGAGGCCTTCCAATATGAAGTTTTGAAAATGCTAAAAAAGGAGGGCAAAATCAGCGATGCCATTATCGAAAACATGCTCTCCTGGCGGCATTCCGGTTTTCATGTCTACCTTGGCTCAACGATTTGGCCCGATGATGAAGAAGGCCTGGAAAACCTGGTCCGATATATCATCCGGGCGTGTTTCTCTCGGCAACGCATGGTCTACATTCCCAAAGAAGACGCATCGGACGGGATTGCCGAAGTAATTTACAGCTCCAAAAACGGTCAGAGCCAGAATACATTTGACGCCGTGGATTGGCAGGCCCAACTTGATGGTGCATGTACCGGGAAGATATGA